TCTCGCCTGCCGCCCGGCGTGCCTGCGCCTGATCGAAGGCGTCGCCGAGCGCCGCAACGGCCCGCTCCTTGGAGCCGGGCAGGCAGTGCCCGTAGAGCCGCAGTGTCGTGGAAACGTCTGCATGGCCCATGATCGCAGCGACGGAGTTGATGTCGGCTCCGTTGATCAGCGACTGCGTGGCGAACGTATGCCGGAGCGAGTGCAGCGTCACGCCGACGCTCTTCACGCC
This DNA window, taken from Candidatus Dormiibacterota bacterium, encodes the following:
- a CDS encoding tyrosine-type recombinase/integrase; amino-acid sequence: GVKSVGVTLHSLRHTFATQSLINGADINSVAAIMGHADVSTTLRLYGHCLPGSKERAVAALGDAFDQAQARRAAGENRRP